One Bradyrhizobium sp. ISRA464 genomic window carries:
- a CDS encoding SDR family NAD(P)-dependent oxidoreductase codes for MNAEGSGGSIVNVASILGHRVAGNVSSYAASKAGVVRLTEALALEWTLWHPCQRAVSRLHRNRPQPRLLRERIGQGPRQAHSAAPA; via the coding sequence ATGAACGCCGAGGGCAGCGGCGGTTCGATCGTCAATGTTGCCTCCATTCTGGGGCACCGCGTCGCCGGCAATGTCTCCTCTTACGCCGCGTCGAAGGCGGGCGTGGTTCGGCTCACGGAGGCTCTCGCACTGGAGTGGACGCTATGGCATCCGTGTCAACGCGCTGTGTCCCGGCTACATCGAAACCGACCTCAACCGCGACTTCTTCGAGAGCGAATCGGGCAAGGCCCTCGTCAAGCGCATTCGGCAGCGCCGGCTTGA
- a CDS encoding transposase DNA-binding-containing protein gives MNVGSESGPAGWQDAEVAAASLPDKRLQRRLRRLLDSFPPRRVSRFRRRAATGLRRRRP, from the coding sequence ATGAATGTTGGATCGGAGTCCGGCCCGGCCGGCTGGCAAGATGCCGAGGTTGCGGCGGCGAGTCTTCCCGATAAGCGTTTGCAACGTCGTTTACGACGGTTGCTGGACAGCTTTCCGCCGCGCCGGGTAAGCCGGTTCCGGCGGCGTGCGGCGACTGGGCTGCGACGAAGGCGGCCATAG
- a CDS encoding SDR family NAD(P)-dependent oxidoreductase: MVDRLDGKTAPVTGASAGLGRQPWFWRARQLDALDEVCAEIARADGKLSAVALDVTDSESIAAAFTETGGAPDILVHNAGVSEAKPALEMTALDFDRVIDTNLKDVFLVSRRWLQEE, translated from the coding sequence ATGGTCGACAGACTCGACGGCAAGACCGCTCCCGTCACCGGCGCGTCCGCTGGACTCGGCCGGCAACCGTGGTTCTGGCGCGCGCGCCAGCTCGATGCACTGGACGAGGTCTGCGCCGAGATCGCCCGCGCGGACGGAAAGCTGTCCGCCGTCGCTCTCGACGTCACCGATTCGGAATCCATTGCTGCAGCCTTTACGGAAACCGGCGGCGCGCCGGACATCCTCGTCCACAATGCTGGGGTCTCGGAAGCGAAGCCGGCGCTCGAGATGACGGCCTTAGACTTTGACCGCGTGATCGACACCAATCTCAAGGATGTGTTTCTGGTCTCGCGCAGGTGGCTGCAAGAGGAATGA
- a CDS encoding branched-chain amino acid ABC transporter permease codes for MIITFRHLIDEVWLPACLSLGLVICVVGVQLVGGESLRVTLTAMLIHLGIVVAMYVFIGNSGIFSFGQIGFMCIGAYATAWATSEPNWKQIMLQGLPNFLKERTYPFPLPIVMASSLSAAVAFLFGYVVLRLSGIGASIATFAFLVVVNSVYSNWTSVTGATSSILGIPTLGGPWGALAFACLAIVVASVFQRSHFGLMLRASRDDEIAAKASAVDVVKVRLIAFVISAFLIGAGGSLYAQFLGFLTPDMFYMGLTFTTLAMLVVGGIGSLTGAVIGSVAVTLIIESLRTLEDGIVIASEKFALPQGSAEIGLGIAMALILIFRPQGLMRGFELSPPLRRLEQIRLRFGVAAQQPRDLFSRGD; via the coding sequence ATGATCATTACCTTTCGCCATTTGATCGATGAAGTATGGCTGCCCGCTTGCCTGTCCCTCGGACTGGTAATCTGTGTCGTCGGCGTTCAGTTGGTGGGCGGCGAATCGTTGCGCGTAACGCTGACTGCGATGCTGATACACCTCGGCATCGTCGTTGCCATGTACGTCTTCATAGGAAATTCGGGAATCTTCTCGTTCGGTCAGATCGGCTTCATGTGTATCGGAGCCTACGCCACCGCGTGGGCCACCTCCGAACCGAACTGGAAACAGATCATGCTGCAGGGTCTGCCAAACTTTCTGAAGGAGCGCACGTACCCGTTTCCGCTTCCCATAGTTATGGCGTCGTCGTTGTCGGCGGCGGTGGCGTTTTTGTTCGGTTATGTCGTGCTCCGGCTTTCGGGAATTGGTGCGTCGATCGCCACTTTCGCGTTTCTCGTCGTGGTCAATAGCGTCTATTCGAATTGGACGTCAGTCACGGGTGCCACCAGCTCGATCTTGGGTATTCCCACACTCGGCGGCCCCTGGGGCGCCCTCGCCTTTGCTTGCCTGGCGATCGTCGTGGCCAGCGTGTTTCAGCGATCGCATTTCGGCCTAATGCTGCGTGCCTCGCGTGACGACGAGATTGCCGCCAAGGCCTCGGCCGTCGACGTAGTCAAGGTTCGGCTCATCGCTTTCGTCATCAGTGCCTTCCTGATTGGGGCCGGAGGCAGTTTGTATGCGCAGTTCCTGGGCTTCCTGACGCCTGACATGTTCTACATGGGGCTGACCTTCACCACTCTGGCGATGCTGGTCGTTGGCGGCATCGGCAGCCTGACCGGCGCAGTTATTGGCAGCGTCGCGGTCACGCTGATTATCGAAAGCCTGCGTACACTGGAGGATGGTATCGTCATAGCCAGCGAGAAGTTCGCGTTGCCGCAAGGATCAGCGGAGATCGGACTCGGGATCGCCATGGCGCTGATTCTGATTTTTCGGCCTCAGGGCCTGATGAGGGGCTTTGAGCTCTCGCCTCCGCTGCGCCGGCTGGAACAGATCCGCCTAAGGTTCGGGGTTGCCGCCCAGCAGCCGCGCGATCTTTTCTCTCGCGGTGACTAG
- a CDS encoding branched-chain amino acid ABC transporter permease — translation MIGFIQNVVDALSLGSLYALAALGIGLLFGILRLINLAHGDFITIGAFALIVPSRNETAVMGIGSLPLLFMVLAVCAVVVITALVSDRLVFSPLRRANAPTLMIASSSVSYVIQHSILVIFGARPKGIDLWSALGKSITIGPIHVPQIQLVTIGVTLLLMLALTAFLKRTPYGVQIRAAAEDFQMARYLGVKANIAIGVAFALSGILAAAVSLLYISQTGTLTSALGVPLMLYAFIATVVGGMGSLVGAVVGGFAVGFLAVMLQAYLPDDLRSFRDAFVFGVVILVLLVRPAGIVPTKALAQRV, via the coding sequence GTGATCGGATTTATTCAAAATGTCGTCGATGCCCTGAGCCTCGGTAGTCTCTATGCCTTGGCCGCGCTGGGAATTGGCCTTTTGTTCGGTATACTGCGGCTCATCAACTTGGCGCACGGAGATTTCATAACGATCGGCGCCTTCGCCCTCATTGTACCGTCGCGCAATGAAACAGCAGTTATGGGCATTGGTAGCTTGCCGCTTCTTTTCATGGTTCTGGCCGTATGCGCTGTCGTCGTAATCACTGCTCTGGTGTCCGACAGGCTCGTGTTTAGCCCGCTACGGCGGGCAAATGCGCCAACGTTGATGATCGCGTCCTCATCGGTAAGTTATGTTATCCAACATTCGATCCTGGTGATCTTCGGCGCACGGCCCAAGGGAATCGACCTTTGGTCGGCTCTCGGAAAATCCATTACCATCGGCCCGATCCACGTCCCCCAGATCCAGCTGGTGACAATCGGCGTCACGCTACTGTTGATGTTGGCGCTCACAGCGTTCCTCAAGCGGACACCATATGGCGTCCAGATCCGCGCTGCGGCGGAGGACTTCCAGATGGCGCGCTATCTTGGCGTCAAAGCTAATATTGCCATCGGCGTGGCGTTCGCTCTGTCCGGCATTCTGGCGGCGGCTGTATCATTGCTATACATCAGCCAGACTGGCACGTTAACCAGCGCCCTGGGCGTGCCGCTTATGCTCTATGCGTTCATCGCCACGGTCGTCGGCGGCATGGGCAGCCTGGTCGGCGCCGTTGTGGGCGGCTTTGCCGTCGGGTTCTTAGCCGTCATGCTCCAGGCATATCTGCCGGACGATCTGAGGTCGTTCCGCGACGCGTTCGTGTTCGGAGTGGTGATACTTGTCCTGCTAGTGCGACCGGCCGGGATCGTCCCGACCAAGGCGCTAGCACAACGCGTTTGA